TATTCCGTATTACTATTCCCAACGCCAGGTTATCGCCTCAAGTCACCGGGCCGCGTTTGAATGCTAATAGTCCTATTCTCCGGGTACGGCTGCAAAGACAAGAACCTAACACTGTAATTGTGCTAGTCCAGCCAGCAGGTGGAGTACAAATTGGGGAACTCAACCAAGTCGGCAACCAACTTTTAGCTTTAGAATTACAAGGTTCCCGTCGTCTGGGAACAACACCACCCCTACCCCCCATCCAAGGACAATTACCAGATCCAAGCAATCCCCGCCCTACTGTACCTCAACCAGGAACAAGACCAATTCCTAAAGGGAGAGTAGTAGTATTGATTGACCCAGGACACGGTGGGAAAGACTCAGGCGCAATTGGTATTGGTGGAGTCCGGGAAAAAGATATTATCTTGCCCATCAGCGAAAAAATTGCTCAAGTTCTCCAGCAAAATGGCGTGCAAGTAGTATTAACACGAAATGCTGATTATTTCGTCACTCTTCCCGGTCGAGTTCAAATGGCGGAAAGGATTGGTGCTGATGTCTTTGTCAGTATCCATGCTAATTCCGCAGGTGCAGGTCGTCCTGAAGTCAGTGGTTTAGAAACTTACTATTATGACAATGGTTTGGGTCTTGCCCGGATAGTTCATAACAACATTCTCCAAAGTGTGAATGTCCGAGACAGAGGAGTACGCCGCGCTAGATTTTACGTCCTCAGAAAAAGTTCCATGCCTTCTATTCTGGTAGAGACGGGATATTTGACTGGTAGAGATGACGTTTCTAAACTACAAAGTGCAGCTTACCAAAGACAAATGGCAGAAGCGATCGCTCGTGGTATTCTCCAGTATCTTAGAAGATAATCATCCTGATTGCCGGATTATCTGTGTTATTCCTCAAGAGTTTGTGTGAATACTAACCACATCCTTATATCGTGAACCTAAATCTCATGCCTGTGTGGCATGAAAAAATTAACAGGGCATGTTAGAATGTTTCGCCATTAGTTTTATTTTTATACCAGTGCATAATTTTATTGCCGCAAAGCTGAAGTTTGTACGGTGATGGTGTGAGGATTAACCAACATTTTGGAGCATTAAAAGCTCTCATGAACGCATATCAGGAGTAAAATTGTGAAATTACACTGGTTACTATCCGGTACGGTTGGAACCATCTTATTACTATCATCGCCAACTTTAGCAGCGAGGCTAGACTCTTGGCGATTTGACGCTAATCAAAATCGCTTAGAGATTAACACCACCGGTGCTGTACAACCCAAAGCGCAACTAATTTTTAACCCTACACGTTTAGTCATTGATTTGCCAGATACCGCATTTGGCCAACCCCAGTCAACACAACAAATTGGCGGTACAATTCGGGCTGTACGTGTAGGCCAGTTTGACCCACAAACTGCACGCATTGTCGTTGAACTCAGCCCAGGTTATACTATTGACCCCCAACAAATAAAATTTGTAGGCATTAGTCCTAGTCGTTGGTCTGTACAGCTACCTACCCCAACATTCCAAAGAGTTGCATCGCAAACTGAAATCGTCCAGCAACCAGTACCGACAATACCATCAGACAGTGTTGATGGAGGTTCTGCCTTATCACCTAGAAATGTCTACTCTGTTACACCAACTACTCCAGAACGACCTGTTAATAATATTGCCTCTGTTACTCAAATCGAGAGTTTAAGAGTTACAGGCGATGGTTTTTTTGTCCGCACTCGTGGTGGTACACCTCAAATTCAAGTTAATCGTACAGATGATAGGCGTTTAATTAATATTAATGTTGCTGGCGCATCTTTATCACCTAGTATTCAGCAGGATTTACCAGTTAATCGTTACGGTGTAAATAGTATTCAATTTACACAAACGTCACCGCAAACTGTACGTATTTCCATGCAGGTGGATAGAAACAGCCCTGACTGGCGAGTCACTAACAGTAGTGTAGGTGGATTTATTATCTTACCCGGTAGGAATCTGGCTAACCTATCCCAAAGCAATACTCCTAACAACATCTCAACCAATGCCAACTCACCAGCCATTATTCAGGCGATAGAATTGGCTGATAATGGTACACAACTTTTAATTCGTTCTGACCAACCTGTATCTGCTAGAGGTGGTTGGGACAGAGCTTCAGGACTATATCGTATAACTATTAATAACGCTAACTTATCTCCTAGAGTTACAGGCCCAGTTTTTAACGCCAACAGC
Above is a genomic segment from Nostoc sp. MS1 containing:
- a CDS encoding N-acetylmuramoyl-L-alanine amidase, with product MKLHWLLSGTVGTILLLSSPTLAARLDSWRFDANQNRLEINTTGAVQPKAQLIFNPTRLVIDLPDTAFGQPQSTQQIGGTIRAVRVGQFDPQTARIVVELSPGYTIDPQQIKFVGISPSRWSVQLPTPTFQRVASQTEIVQQPVPTIPSDSVDGGSALSPRNVYSVTPTTPERPVNNIASVTQIESLRVTGDGFFVRTRGGTPQIQVNRTDDRRLININVAGASLSPSIQQDLPVNRYGVNSIQFTQTSPQTVRISMQVDRNSPDWRVTNSSVGGFIILPGRNLANLSQSNTPNNISTNANSPAIIQAIELADNGTQLLIRSDQPVSARGGWDRASGLYRITINNANLSPRVTGPVFNANSPILRVRLQPQANNTVVVLVQPAAGVQVGELNQLSNQLLALELQRSRQLIPPIGLPPLPSPNRNQLPDTNIDNPINVPQPISRPVPRGRLLVVIDPGHGGKDSGAPGLGGLLEKDVVLPIGRKIASILEQNGVQTILTRDADFFVELQGRVDIAERANATLFVSVHANSVDGRPDVNGLEVYYYDSGYGLAETVRKTILQNIGTLKDRGTRKARFYVLRKSSMPSILVETGYMTGNEDNPRLGSPEYQNRMADAIARGILQYLKR